One Haliaeetus albicilla chromosome 11, bHalAlb1.1, whole genome shotgun sequence genomic window carries:
- the SLC18A3 gene encoding vesicular acetylcholine transporter yields MSEAGGAGRARAAVARLSEAVGERRRRLGTAMGEARRQRRLLLVVVCVALLLDNMLYMVIVPIIPDYIAAMRGGGDVAGPFAPAGGNESGGGGNRSLLRPRYPPAAGGNEDVQIGVLFASKAMLQLLVNPLSGTLIDRVGYEAPLLAGLAVMFLSTATFAFAENYATLFAARSLQGLGSAFADTAGIALIADRYAEEPARSRALGTALACISFGSLAAPPFGGVLYEFAGKRVPFLVLACVCLLDGLLLLALAPPCAAGARANMPVGTPIHRLMVDPYIAVVAGALATCNIPLAFLEPTIANWMKESMGASEWEVGLTWLPAFFPHVLGVYVTVRLAAAYPHLQWFYGALGMAIIGASSCLVPACRNFGQVIVPLCGICFGIALVDTALLPTLAFLVDVRHVSVYGSVYAIADISYSVAYALGPIVAGQIVHTMGFAQLNLGMGLANVLYAPVLLFLKNVCQMKPSHSERNILLEDEPKGLYDTIKMEERKGVGKTLRPAGEMEENGMDSYRRDLTGVSEEDSSDYEYS; encoded by the coding sequence ATGTCGGAGGCGGGGGGCGCGGGCCGGGCGCGGGCCGCCGTGGCGCGGCTCTCGGAGGCGGTgggcgagcggcggcggcggctgggcACCGCCATGGGGGAGgcgcggcggcagcggcggctgctgctggtggtggtgtgCGTGGCGCTGCTGCTGGACAACATGCTCTACATGGTCATCGTGCCCATCATCCCCGACTACATCGCGGCCATGCGCGGCGGGGGGGACGTCGCCGGCCCGTTCGCGCCCGCGGGGGGCAACgagagcggcggcggcggcaacCGGAGCCTCCTGCGGCCGCGGTACCCGCCGGCCGCGGGGGGCAACGAGGACGTGCAGATCGGGGTGCTGTTCGCCTCCAAGGccatgctgcagctgctggtgaACCCGCTCAGCGGCACCCTCATCGACCGCGTGGGCTACGAGGCGCCGCTGCTGGCCGGGCTGGCCGTCATGTTCCTCTCCACCGCCACCTTCGCCTTCGCGGAGAACTACGCGACGCTGTTCGCGGCGCGCAGCCTGCAGGGGCTGGGCTCGGCCTTCGCCGACACCGCCGGCATCGCCCTCATCGCCGACCGCTACGCCGAGGAGCCGGCGCGGAGCCGCGCCCTGGGCACGGCGCTGGCCTGCATCTCCTTCGGCAGCCTGGCCGCCCCCCCCTTCGGCGGCGTCCTCTACGAGTTCGCCGGCAAGCGGGTGCCCTTCCTGGTGCTGGCCTGCGTCTGCCTCCTCGacgggctgctgctgctggccctggcgccaccctgcgccgccggggcgCGGGCCAACATGCCCGTCGGCACCCCCATCCACCGCCTCATGGTCGACCCCTACATCGCCGTGGTGGCGGGGGCCCTGGCCACCTGCAACATCCCCCTGGCCTTCCTGGAGCCCACCATCGCCAACTGGATGAAGGAGTCCATGGGGGCCAGCGAGTGGGAGGTGGGCCTCACCTGGCTGCCCGCCTTCTTCCCCCACGTGCTGGGCGTCTACGTCACTGTCCGGCTGGCCGCCGCGTACCCCCACCTCCAGTGGTTTTACGGGGCCCTGGGCATGGCCATCATCGGCGCCAGCTCCTGCCTGGTGCCGGCCTGCAGGAATTTTGGGCAGGTCATCGTTCCCCTCTGCGGCATCTGCTTCGGCATCGCCCTGGTGGACACGGCCCTGCTGCCCACCCTGGCCTTCCTGGTGGACGTGCGCCACGTCTCTGTCTACGGCAGCGTCTACGCCATCGCAGACATCTCCTACTCTGTGGCGTACGCCCTGGGGCCCATCGTGGCCGGCCAGATTGTGCACACTATGGGCTTTGCGCAGCTCAACCTGGGCATGGGGCTCGCCAACGTGCTTTACGCCCctgtcctcctcttcctcaaaAACGTCTGCCAAATGAAACCCTCTCACTCAGAGAGGAACATCCTCCTTGAAGATGAACCTAAGGGACTCTACGACACCATCAAAATGGAGGAGCGCAAAGGCGTGGGCAAAACCCTCCGGCCAGCGGGCGAGATGGAGGAGAACGGCATGGACTCTTACCGCAGAGACCTGACAGGGGTGTCCGAGGAGGACTCGTCAGACTACGAGTACAGTTAG